The genome window TCCCAAGGATTACCGCTCGTACCCCCTCTTCGGCGACGGAGCCGGGGCGGTTCTGGTGACGCGGGGCGGTCCGCATCAGGGGCTGATCTGCTACCAGATGGGCTCGGATGGCTCCGGCGCGGCGCTGCTCGATCGGCCGATGGGAGGGGCCATGAATCCCTTCAGTCCCGTCGGTCTGGAGCAGGGCGAGCACTACCTGCGAATGGATGGCCGGAGCGTCTTCAAGTGGGCGGTCCGGACGGTCGTCGATTCGATCGAACTTGTGCTCGACCAGAGCGGACTCTCGGTGCATGACGTGGAGCTGTACCTGCTCCACCAGGCCAATATGCGGATCATCGAGGCGGCCCGGGAGCAGCTCGGGATCTCGTCCGACCGGTTCTTCAACAACCTGCAGCGCTACGGCAACACCTCCGCCGGATCGATCCCCCTCGTTCTCGACGAGGCGATGCAGGCCGGACGCCTCCGCCGCGGCGACTCGGTTCTGATGTGCGGTTTCGGGGCGGGGCTCACCTGGGGAACAGGCGTCTACCGCTGGTAGACTGCGTCGCCGGGCGAAATCCGGTCGAGTCAGCTTGCTGGCGGCCGATGCCCCGGGACGCGACAGCCGTTCCTGATCTTTTGGACGTTTTCTCCCTCCGCGGCCCGATTGCGTCCCCTGCGGGGTCTCTGTAAACTCCTCCCCCTTCCGTTGTTCGATTGTCAGTGGATTGCAGGTGTTCCGATGATTTTCCGCCCGCGTACGAAGGCCAAGAAGGCCCTCAAGCAGAAGCGCTGCACGAAGTGCGGCCGCCTGGTCCAGTGGCGCGCCCGCTGCAAGACGTGCCATAAGGCCCAGTAGTTTCGGGCGAGTGGCCGGGCGCGATCGACCAGGGGACCAGAGGCGAGGCAGGACGATGGGAGCGGAAGCTCGGATCAAAGAACTCGGACTCGCTCTCCCCACGCCTCCCAAGCCCGCGTTCGTCTACAAGTCCGCGGTGCAGGTCGGAAACCTGCTCTACGTCTCTGGCCACGGCCCGTGGCAGGGGGACGGCTACATCGCGGGAAAAGTCGGAGTCGACGTCTCCGCGGAACAGGCCAAGGAGGCGGCCCGTGTGACGGGCCTTGCCATTCTGGCCACTCTCCGCCGGGAGCTCGGCTCGCTGGACCGCGTCGTGCGGACGATCAAGACGCTCGGGATGGTCAACGCCATTCCTGAGTTCACTGAGCACCCCGCGGTCATCAACGGCTTCAGCGAACTGCTCCGGGAAGTCTTTGGCGACGCCGGAGTCGGGGCGCGAAGCGCCGTGGGAATGGGCTCTCTCCCGGGGAACATCCCGGTCGAGATCGAAGTCATCTTCGAAGTCATCTGAATGTCGTCGGGCGCAGACCAGGGCTCGGTCTGTTGGCGAAATCTTTCGTGCGAAAGCGGCGGCGTCCCGCATGAAGCCGCCTTTTTTCCGGGCAGGAGACCGCTCAGCCGCGCTCATCCGTTTCGCCCTTGGTGGCTTCCGTCCCGCCGCCGGTGCTGAACTCCACCTGGATGAGCGGGTCGAGCGTTCCG of Planctomyces sp. SH-PL14 contains these proteins:
- a CDS encoding 3-oxoacyl-ACP synthase III family protein; its protein translation is MKSRRTSSLLGVQIVSTGSYVPEGIVTNADLNVKYGFDAEWIEQRTGILERRHAPPGMATSHMSVEAAKKAIASAGVSPSDIDLLVVGTFTPDYLCPSAANLIQDQLGLDCPAFDVAAACSGFMYALVTACQYVSTGNAKLALVVGADTNSRIVNPKDYRSYPLFGDGAGAVLVTRGGPHQGLICYQMGSDGSGAALLDRPMGGAMNPFSPVGLEQGEHYLRMDGRSVFKWAVRTVVDSIELVLDQSGLSVHDVELYLLHQANMRIIEAAREQLGISSDRFFNNLQRYGNTSAGSIPLVLDEAMQAGRLRRGDSVLMCGFGAGLTWGTGVYRW
- a CDS encoding RidA family protein, yielding MGAEARIKELGLALPTPPKPAFVYKSAVQVGNLLYVSGHGPWQGDGYIAGKVGVDVSAEQAKEAARVTGLAILATLRRELGSLDRVVRTIKTLGMVNAIPEFTEHPAVINGFSELLREVFGDAGVGARSAVGMGSLPGNIPVEIEVIFEVI